In the genome of Natronorubrum daqingense, the window TGCTCGTCCTCGGCCTCGGGGGACTCGCCGCGGTCGCGACGGCTGGCATTCCGACGCCGCGTCTTCCCGACCCGACCCTCTTTCCCGCAGGCACGCCGACGGTATCGAGCGCAGCACTCGAGGGCACCGTCGCTCAGCTGGGGATGACGGTCGGCAACGCGGCTATCGCGACCGCGTTACTCTGTAGTGACCTCTACGATCGGAACGTTTCGGCGGATTCACTGTCCAAAAGCATGGGCGTAACGTGTCTTGCCGCGGTTCCGATCGGTGGCGTTCCGATGTGTCACGGCAGCGGCGGCCTCGCGGGGAAGTACGCCTTCGGCGCTCGCACCGGGGGTGCAAACGTCATTCTCGGGGTCGGCTACCTGGCCCTCGCGCTCGTCGCGACCGGGGCCTTACTCGCCGCGTTCCCCGTCGCCGTCCTCGGAGCCTTGCTCGTCGTCGTTTCCATCGAACTCGCTCGAGCATCGTTCGCCCCCGTCGACGGCCGGCAATCGCTGGCGATCGTCCTCGGCGTGGGGATTCTCGGATTAGCGATCAACGTCGGGGTCGCGTTCGTCCTCGGTGCCATCGTGTTCTGGGTGCTCGCTCGCGAGTGAGACGGCGGCGCTTCGTTCTCGAGGAGAAGGGTGTAATCGTCGTCAGCAACGCGCCCTTCAGGTGATTGTGAAACCGGGCAGACGACGAGAACCGGTCTCGAGAGTGACGAGGGCGAATGGCAAACCACTGATGGCGGCCTCGAGAGACGAAGTCCACTCGCGTAAGTGCTGAATCCGTCTGCCATCTCGTTCTGAGAGTGTCAGCGATACTAACGAACGCCCTGGACAGGCGGATACACGCCCGGACGGGCAGTTACACGACAACCACGAACTCGAGAACGGTCGGCTACTCCGACGTAGAAATGGTTCCGGACAGGCCGTATACTATTGAGCGCTATATCAAATCATCTCGACACGGGAGACACGCCGTTTTTCTCGCTCGAGGGTCAACGTTCGACAATGACCACGAGTTGGGACGATCTCTTCGATCGAGCCAGCGAATCGAGCGTGACGCTCGAGGAGTTACGAGAAACGGCCGGGAAACGATCCGACAGATCCGGAACAGAGGAGGGCGATGCCTGACACTCCACGTCTCGAGCGCGTCGTCGCGGACGCGGACGTGCTCGCAGCCGACCTGTTGGTTGGAGGAGACGCTCGAGACGCGCTGGATCACGTTCGCCGCCACTCGTGGGTCGAACTCGTCGCGAGCGATGCGTTGCTCGAGCAAACCGAACGACTCGTGACGGAACTGGCCGATGCGAAGTTGGCGAGCGATCATCGCGACCGACTCGAGGCAGAGCGAGTCGCCGTCGACCACCCCCCGGAGGACCACCCGGCGCTGGCTTCGGCCTACCACGGTGACGCTGCACACCTGCTTTCCTACGACGAGACGCTGCGCTCGCCGCAGGCGGCGCTATCGCTCCAACCACGCGTGTCGGTGAGCGTCCGCCCACCCGACGCCTTCGCGCGGTTGTTCGATCCCGAGAGCGTCTATAGAGAAGTCGAAGACGGAGCGTATCCGGGACCCGATCGAGATCCTCGAGACTGACCCGGTCGAACGCGTCACTCGAGTCGCCCCGAGACTGTCGGAGTCAATCCTCGTTCGACGCGTACCACTCCGCAAACGCAGCGAAGGCACGGCCGCGGTGTGAGATGGCGTTTTTCTCCTCGGTGCTCATCTCCGAGAGCGTCTGTCCGTTGTACTCGAAGAGCGGATCGTAGCCGAACCCGCCGTCACCGCGTGGCGCAACGAGCGTTCCGGCGACCGATCCCGTGAACGTCTCTGTCCCGTCTGCGTCCGCGTAGGCGAGCACCGTCCGAAAGCGCGCCCGTCGGTTCGCTTCCTCGCGTGCGAGTCGCCAGAACCGTTCGATACCGACGGTATCCTCGACGTAGGCGGAGTAGGGACCCGGAAATCCACCCAGTGCGTCGACGAACAGTCCCGTGTCGTCGACGATAACCGGGTCGTCACCCTCGCGCGCCTCGAACGTCTCTCGAGCGCCGTGTCTCGCGATCTCCTCGAGCGAGTCGCTCTGGATTTCGGTGTAGTCGTACTCGATCTGTTCGATGGTGTCGATTCCCTCGAAGTACTCGCGCGCTTCGCGGACCTTGCCGTCGTTTCCCGTCACGAATCGGATGGTCATGTGCGAGCAACGTCTCGGTGACGCCAAAGCGTCGTCGGTTGCACGCGAGCGATCGAAGATCGAGAGAAAGCTAGCCACACGGC includes:
- a CDS encoding DUF7384 family protein, giving the protein MPDTPRLERVVADADVLAADLLVGGDARDALDHVRRHSWVELVASDALLEQTERLVTELADAKLASDHRDRLEAERVAVDHPPEDHPALASAYHGDAAHLLSYDETLRSPQAALSLQPRVSVSVRPPDAFARLFDPESVYREVEDGAYPGPDRDPRD
- a CDS encoding putative sulfate/molybdate transporter; its protein translation is MAYSLGSSTDSDLEFSMSELTGALGDSVTVLPLLIALAATTSVSLPHVLVGFGIFQIVWGLYYGMPLSVEPMKALIGLAIVGSLSYPELAAAGLLAGGVLLLVGKLGLVGEIQRLVGEPVIRGVQFAVALLLLEAALDLTVESIPLALAGLAIVGLFALAGHQGTSILLVLGLGGLAAVATAGIPTPRLPDPTLFPAGTPTVSSAALEGTVAQLGMTVGNAAIATALLCSDLYDRNVSADSLSKSMGVTCLAAVPIGGVPMCHGSGGLAGKYAFGARTGGANVILGVGYLALALVATGALLAAFPVAVLGALLVVVSIELARASFAPVDGRQSLAIVLGVGILGLAINVGVAFVLGAIVFWVLARE
- a CDS encoding XTP/dITP diphosphatase, with protein sequence MTIRFVTGNDGKVREAREYFEGIDTIEQIEYDYTEIQSDSLEEIARHGARETFEAREGDDPVIVDDTGLFVDALGGFPGPYSAYVEDTVGIERFWRLAREEANRRARFRTVLAYADADGTETFTGSVAGTLVAPRGDGGFGYDPLFEYNGQTLSEMSTEEKNAISHRGRAFAAFAEWYASNED